In Hymenobacter volaticus, the genomic window ATACTGCCGACCCCATAATGCCACTGCGGCCTTAGACAACGGTTCATTATACTCACAGAGAGTAATTATTGAAATTAAAGCGTAAAATCTTCTTTTATGCACACGACCATGCAATAGCAATATGAATCCATCAGCCACAACAAAAGGAATAATTTCTGGCCTAGTCTATTAATATTATAACCTTGACCGTAAGAAGTTGTATAAGTAATGGACCTGCTAAAAATTGATGAAACTCCGTTGATTTCCGTGATTATTCCGTGTTATAATCATGGTTCATATTTATCAGAGGCTTTAGCCAGTGTCCAGCAACAAGATTATCCTGCTATTGAAGTCATAGTGATCGATGATGGTTCGACAGACATAACCCGGAGTGTAGCACAAGATCACCCATGGGTTAAGTACATTTACCAAAATAATCAAGGCTTATCGGCGGCGCGTAATAAGGGTATAGTGCACAGTAATGGTCAATATCTGCTATTTCTTGACGCTGACGATTGGCTGCTGCCAAATGCGTTAAACATAAATGTTCAGTATTTACAAGCAGACCCTAGCTTGGCTTTCGTTTCAGGTGGGCATTACAAAGCCCTAGTAGCTAGGGGTATTACAGAAAATCACACTCAAAAGGTGACTACTCATCATTACGAATATCTGCTTCGCGGTAATTATATAGCTATGTTAGCTGCAGTGATGTTTCACCGCTGGGTATTCGAGTCTTTTGCATATGATATAACGCTAAAAGCAGGTGAAGACTACGATTTATACTTGAAAATTACGCGCCTTCATCCTGTTGCTCACCACACTCACCCGGTAGCAGTATATCGAATTCATGACTCTAACATGTCTAGCAACATTCCTCTTATGCTTCAAACAATTCTATCTATTCTCACCAAGCATCATCAGTATCTGCGAACTGATGATGAGCGTAAGGCTTATTCTCAAGGAAAACAGGGTTGGAAAAATTATTACTGTAATGCAATTTATCATAAACTTCAGTTAGCACCTAGCAAAGTGAATATGAAAGAAGTAAAAACGTTATTAGTATTCAAGCCTTCTTTGCTTGGCTTAAAATTATTGTTGCTGCCTTTTAAATTTATAAGAAAGAATTTATAAAATATATCTTAATTTCCTTAAAATTTTATTTCCAATAGTTCTTGAAACTTGTATTATTTTGTTATTATTGATGGTAATTTTGATTAATTCATAACGGAAATATTTTATAATCTCATCAATTTTATTTGAATATTTAGGGTCTTCTACCTTTTTGATAACTTTTAAAAAAGTTATTACTTTGGTAAAATTATAGTAATCAGACTGTCCTGAATATGCTCCACCATCATGAACTCGATAAGCGCCCATCACATCTCTAAAATACTTTGCCTTGCCATACCTGCAAAAAACGAAGTATAATCCTAAGTCGGGATAAGGTAAGCTAAAAACCCATGTAGGTAGGTCATCAATTGGGATATTTCGATGTACGACAGAAAGTGACGCCACAGGATTTATTCTTTTAGTGATAAAATCACTAACGGTTAGTACATCATTTGCATTTAGCATTAAAGGGTCTTTAGATATATAAGAATAGGTCTTAGTCTGAACACGCACTCTATGAAAGCAAAAGGAGAATTCCGGGTTATTTTCTAAAAAGCTTACTTGCTTTTGGAGTTTCATAGGATCAAGCCAGAAGTCGTCTCCATCCAGCCATGCCACATATCGCCCCTTGCAGCGTTGATATGATGCCCACATCATGGGTATCATCCCCAAATTCACATTAGGCAAAAACAATTGAATTTTTCCTGGATACTTAGCTTGATAATCAAGAACAATTTCCCTAGTGCCATCAGTTGAGCAATCTTCGCCAATAACTACTTCATAAGTAAAAGTAGTCTGCTGCATTAAGACGCTTTCAATTGCATCAGCAATAAAGTGTTTGTGGTTGTAGGTGGTAATCCACACACTAACATCAACCATGTTTTGACGGCAAATTAATTGTCAATTACGTGAAGTGGTAATAATAACATAGGTAGTTTAATTCAGTTCTTTATACCGTAATACATGCCTCTGCCGAATAAACCTTGGGCATCGTATTGCACTTTTATGCCCGCGGTTTCAATGATGTCTCTATATTCGGAATCAGTCCACAGACCCATCACGTGGCTTTCTGTAAAACTATTCACACCTTCTTTTGTTCCTACCAAATAGTTAATGTCAAATATCGACGTGCGTCCGCGTAGCTGACTAGTGTACATCCAAGCAATTTTTAGATTGGGTTGATCAACAAAATTGGCTGTAATTCTATTGACCCAATAATTTTCGGGTGTGATCCATGGTTCTATAACCAACAGACCACCAGAATTTAAATGCTGAGTGAAACACGTAACTGCTTTGCGCAAATTTTCCAAGGTTTGTACGTAACCAATTGAACTAAATAAGCAAACCACCACATCAAAAGCGCTCGGCAATCGAAAGTCACTCATATCCCCTTGGTGCAATGGGACCATTGGGCAGCGTTTGTGAGCTACGGCAAGAAGTTCCGGATTTAAGTCCAAGCCAGAACAAGAGTAATGATGCTGTAGATACTCTAAGTGCTTACCCGTTCCACAAGCTACATCCAGTAAGCTTTTCGCATGAGGAACATGTTGCTGAATGAGCTCATGCAATGAATTGCAAGCTTCTCCGTAATCTTTAAAATGATATAAAGCATCATAATATTCAGCCGTCTTTGTAAACATGTAGGTTGTGAAGTGAAACTGTGTAACTTATCTACGGCTAGCTAACAGTCTGCCGCAACTTAAGCTTAGTACTAATTTACTCTTTCGAATAGAATTGTAAGAGCTAGCTTCATGCCACGGACATTTGTGAACAAAAATTAAGCACTCGTGAAGCTCATCTTTGTGCTGAAGCTCTTAGCGTAGCTTACATAATATTAAAAATCTAATTAATGATTATATGTATTGGTGAGCAAGATCATCTCGTTTCTATCTCATATAATACAATAAGACAGTGAATGGCATGCCGCGTCTGACTTGATAAAATGCTTATATTTTCTGGCTGAAGCGTCGATAAGCAGGGAAATATCCTGTTCTATCGGCGGGATCAACTTTTGCCTGCTCACACAGGGTATTATAAAGTTTCTCTCGATATACTTGCTTTAGGCACCTCAATGGCAAGTCTAAAGGACCAAAGCGTTGCTTGAAACTGGCAATGGAATCACCCGGATTCACTCCACCGCCTAGATTTAAGTAGGGGATTCCCTTTTCTTTTAGGCACAAAGCACTGTGCCAGAGCAAAGGCGTAGTCTGGTTCTCATAGCCAGGCAATGACAAGTTGAACAAGTATTCGCCCATGTAATCAGTGTAAGCTAAAACGACTACTGCTTTCACTTGACTATTCTCAGTATATCCAATAAGTAAAACTTTTTCATTATCGACTAGCGCTGAAAGAGTTAATAATGAAAAGTTGTAAATATTCGCCGCTGTTTTGCTAGCAAAAAAAGAGTGATAATTCGAAATAAAAAAATCTTTTAAAGCTAATTTATCAAAAGAATATAGATGCTTTTGATTTTCGAAATCTTTTAGTTGCCTTTTTCTATTCTGCGAAAGTTTCTGGTAAAGTTCGTTAACACTCAGCTGCAAGTTCACTACATACAGCCTATTGGGGACAAAAATGTCTTCTAGATTCAATTCCACCTGAGTTCCAAGTACTGGATTCAGCGCTATATATCCACATACATACCCGGTCTGTACAGCAAAGCGACGCCAAGCAAGCATGAAATTTACAAATGTTCCTGTTCCCACAAATCCAGAAAATCCGTAGGGCGTCACTACATCAGTATATCCCTGATAAGTCCGTTCTGCAAGTGGAAAAACGACTTTTGCCTCGCTGCTTTGCCACACGTGAAGATTTGTAGGATAACCCGTTGTGAGATGCATGGCATAACAACTCTCCCAAGTGTGTCCAAATGCGTGAGGTACATTTTGTAGAGCAGCCTGCCACTGAATTGGGTCAGATAAAGGAATCAACTTTTGGCTTACTACAGCGAAATCTTCCATGATTGAAACCTTATATCAACCTGTATTGCAAGAGCATTTGACTGATTTGCTCTGGAGAATTATGCATTAAAACGTCTAGAATAGAAAGACCGGGCACATGATCCGACGAGAACTGCTGATACACAGGCAGGCCTGGCTCCAGAAAAAGAAGGCGGACTCCATACTGCTCGAATAAGGCTGCTTGATACAATGATGCCCCACCGACGAGATTAACGTACTCGCTGGCTTGTTCTTGAAGGCAGATGTCAATGATTGTGTTTTGAGCACGCAAATGCTCGTTGCCATACTTTGCAGAAGTGGATATTATTTTCGTATGGATGCCAAGGTACTCCAGCACGTGCAACAATCCGCTGTATACAAGTCCTGAAATATGCGTTTCATTAGAAGTGAGTACTTTATACACCATCGGAAAAACTCTTTTAAAATAAGGAGCTTTAGTATAAGAGACTTCTATTGTTCTCAGTAGTTTAATTTGCCATTTAATAGCGTATGAAATTTCAAGGTCTTTAATTAGCCTGTTCTGCGAGGCCTTTCTTAGAGGAACGGTAAAATAAACAGCTTGATTATTCACTAGTAATCGATTACGATTTATCCACCCTTTGTTGATATAGTGTACGCTATCAAAAAGAACGAATTTGTCTACTGCCGCAATCAACTGAAAGTACCCTAAATATGGAAAAATATAGGGTTGCATTATTGCAATACGCATCTTACAAACATATAATAATACTTACAATTAGCTGAACCTCTGCAAAAGTCAAATCATGCGAGAGTAGCAGACAAAGAATGAGCTGAGAAATATTTTGGGCAACCGTTGCTTTTTTGAGCGTCACATAATTTAGGTTCATAAGAGCCGGATAAAAATAGCATCACGGGAAAATATGTTGCTCGTTGAGTGCTAGTATTACCGATGCTAGTGTTTTCTCATCTGAAAAAAGAACGGGATAATATGCATAGTTGTAGCTTGTTTCAGGGCCAGTTATCGGCCGAGTTAAGCTATAGCCTAGTAGAAACTGATTGTATAGTTCGCTTAGTTCTTTACGATATTGTATAAGTTCCTTCACCTTGGGGAGCATGCAGAGGCCCATTGCGGTATGAAGTTCAGAGTTTTTGCTGTTGATGCCTAGGCCCCAATAATGCTTCAGTCCGTCGTGCTCAAAATTAGCCATACATGAAATTGTAAAACTAAAACGTCATCAGTCACAATTGCATTGCCCTCACCTATATAACATAACTTGGTAGCGTGGAAGCCTAAAGTGGAAACTTGCCCAAAGTTTAAAATTGACTGCAATTTACGTTTAACCCCGAAGCGATGAGCCACATCATAAATAAGTTTCAGATTGTCCTTCTGCGCTATAACCTAAATAGCTTATGTTGCGCATGGATTGCCGTATACATTCGTGACTATAATTGCACTAGTTTCGATCGTAATTCCGCGCTTTACTAAAGCCGGCTCAAAGCGTAACGTTGAGAAGTAAATATAAAAAATGGGGCGACAATTTTCCAAACTAATACTGGAAGTGGTAGCAACTTAGCAGACATTGAGTGCAATGGTTTAAGTTAATTTAAATTAACATTATTTGTGTAATAAATTTAGGCTGCGGATATTTCACTATAGTGTAACTAATTTTACTTATTGAAGCTGATTTGACATAGGTATCTATTAAGATAAGCAACCTTTTCTTTCCTCACAGCTAATGGATATCAATTACATCATTCTAGCTCACAAGAACCCTGAGCAGGTAGGACGGCTAATAAGTAGGCTAAGCACAAGTAATACCCGTTTCTATATCCACGTAGATAGTAACAGCGCAATAGAGCCTTTCAAACAGCAACTCGCGACTACTAAACATTGTTTCCTTTTAGAGAATAGAGAAAAAGGCACATGGGGCGACTTAGGCATTGTTAAAGCGACAATTCATGCCTTGCGAAAAATTATTAGAGATCACCGTAGAGGCTATTGCGTCTTGTTGAGCGGACAAGATTATCCAATAAAACCCAATAAAAAAATAGAAAGCTTTCTAACTATTCATCAAGGTACAAGCTTTGTTAGTGCATTTGCCTTGCCAAAATCATCATGGGATTACGGCGGAATGAATAGAATAGAGTATTATAAATTCAATCTATCTGATAATAGGGGAGATTATCTCATGTTACCATATGTTTTATCAAAGGAGTTTTTGAGAAAGTGGGTTCATTATGTCCATACTGTTAGAAAGTTAGTTCGGCTAAAGAGGTATCCTTGGGAAATATTGAAAAAGAGACGTTTTCCTAGGTATATGCAGCCATTTGGGGGTAGCCAGTGGTGGGCTATTCCGGTCGAGGTAGCAGAGAAATTATTGTTTTTTTTCGACCATAATCCGAAGTTCTTATCCTACCACCAGTACACGCTTTTACCAGATGAAATAGTTTTTCAAAGCTTAGTTAAGCATCTTCATATAACACCAATAAAGCCATCCATAACTTACGTTAATTGGGAAAGGCCAAACGTAGTCCTGCCAGTTACGTTCAATGAAAATGATTTTCAAGAATTATTGAGTCAGCCGGAGGAAATGCTTTTCGCAAGAAAATTCGATGCCGAGAACGAGCCAAAGATCCTAGACTTAATAGATCAATTCTTATTGACTGGTTAGAAAATGTGAATAGAGTAGAATACTTTGGTTCAATGAGATGAAGCAGACCTATCTGTTGCTACCCTTGCTAAATACGAAAAGCCTTTACAATATGGATGCTTTATATGAAGATCGAAGAGTAAATTATTTGCTCCATTATCGTATTGATATGAATATCGGTTCACAACATGTTAGGCTAGTTATTAACTTGTCTCCTACAAATCGTCGGTGGATCGGTTGCTCGATATAAGTATAAAAGAATAGAGCAGCTACATAGAAATAATAAAAATCAGCAGAATATTTCCAATGATGTACTCTTTAAGAAAACGATCTAATACTTATATATGAATTAGAACTTTTATGAAGCGCTGGTAGCAGGAAACACCGCTTCAACTTGCTGAAATTTCCGAAACGTGATTTCTAAAGTGCTTTTATAGCAGGCAAATGCGGGCAAGAAATTCGCGAAACGTGAGAACCGCAGCTTTCTGCCTACAAAGTCATGCGCAAGAAATACACGTCATATATTTGAGTGCTTGGTACGGCGTTGGTGCATCTATACTAATTGATTTATGCCTTACTGAGTGGGCCCG contains:
- a CDS encoding glycosyltransferase family 2 protein, whose product is MDLLKIDETPLISVIIPCYNHGSYLSEALASVQQQDYPAIEVIVIDDGSTDITRSVAQDHPWVKYIYQNNQGLSAARNKGIVHSNGQYLLFLDADDWLLPNALNINVQYLQADPSLAFVSGGHYKALVARGITENHTQKVTTHHYEYLLRGNYIAMLAAVMFHRWVFESFAYDITLKAGEDYDLYLKITRLHPVAHHTHPVAVYRIHDSNMSSNIPLMLQTILSILTKHHQYLRTDDERKAYSQGKQGWKNYYCNAIYHKLQLAPSKVNMKEVKTLLVFKPSLLGLKLLLLPFKFIRKNL
- a CDS encoding glycosyltransferase family 2 protein codes for the protein MVDVSVWITTYNHKHFIADAIESVLMQQTTFTYEVVIGEDCSTDGTREIVLDYQAKYPGKIQLFLPNVNLGMIPMMWASYQRCKGRYVAWLDGDDFWLDPMKLQKQVSFLENNPEFSFCFHRVRVQTKTYSYISKDPLMLNANDVLTVSDFITKRINPVASLSVVHRNIPIDDLPTWVFSLPYPDLGLYFVFCRYGKAKYFRDVMGAYRVHDGGAYSGQSDYYNFTKVITFLKVIKKVEDPKYSNKIDEIIKYFRYELIKITINNNKIIQVSRTIGNKILRKLRYIL
- a CDS encoding class I SAM-dependent DNA methyltransferase; the protein is MFTKTAEYYDALYHFKDYGEACNSLHELIQQHVPHAKSLLDVACGTGKHLEYLQHHYSCSGLDLNPELLAVAHKRCPMVPLHQGDMSDFRLPSAFDVVVCLFSSIGYVQTLENLRKAVTCFTQHLNSGGLLVIEPWITPENYWVNRITANFVDQPNLKIAWMYTSQLRGRTSIFDINYLVGTKEGVNSFTESHVMGLWTDSEYRDIIETAGIKVQYDAQGLFGRGMYYGIKN
- a CDS encoding WbqC family protein, encoding MRIAIMQPYIFPYLGYFQLIAAVDKFVLFDSVHYINKGWINRNRLLVNNQAVYFTVPLRKASQNRLIKDLEISYAIKWQIKLLRTIEVSYTKAPYFKRVFPMVYKVLTSNETHISGLVYSGLLHVLEYLGIHTKIISTSAKYGNEHLRAQNTIIDICLQEQASEYVNLVGGASLYQAALFEQYGVRLLFLEPGLPVYQQFSSDHVPGLSILDVLMHNSPEQISQMLLQYRLI
- a CDS encoding DegT/DnrJ/EryC1/StrS family aminotransferase, with amino-acid sequence MANFEHDGLKHYWGLGINSKNSELHTAMGLCMLPKVKELIQYRKELSELYNQFLLGYSLTRPITGPETSYNYAYYPVLFSDEKTLASVILALNEQHIFP
- a CDS encoding DegT/DnrJ/EryC1/StrS family aminotransferase, translated to MAQKDNLKLIYDVAHRFGVKRKLQSILNFGQVSTLGFHATKLCYIGEGNAIVTDDVLVLQFHVWLILSTTD
- a CDS encoding beta-1,6-N-acetylglucosaminyltransferase, which encodes MDINYIILAHKNPEQVGRLISRLSTSNTRFYIHVDSNSAIEPFKQQLATTKHCFLLENREKGTWGDLGIVKATIHALRKIIRDHRRGYCVLLSGQDYPIKPNKKIESFLTIHQGTSFVSAFALPKSSWDYGGMNRIEYYKFNLSDNRGDYLMLPYVLSKEFLRKWVHYVHTVRKLVRLKRYPWEILKKRRFPRYMQPFGGSQWWAIPVEVAEKLLFFFDHNPKFLSYHQYTLLPDEIVFQSLVKHLHITPIKPSITYVNWERPNVVLPVTFNENDFQELLSQPEEMLFARKFDAENEPKILDLIDQFLLTG